One part of the Quercus lobata isolate SW786 chromosome 7, ValleyOak3.0 Primary Assembly, whole genome shotgun sequence genome encodes these proteins:
- the LOC115951699 gene encoding uncharacterized protein LOC115951699, producing the protein MKRVLVDQGSAVEIMYPDLYKGLNLKLEDLTTYNSPLVSFEGKTVIPRGQIRLPIQTGLDVVEVDFIVMDAYSPYTAIVARPWLHALEVISSTLHQKVKYPSNGQIKEIVGNQFMTRQCMVAAILHRPNAESSASAERNL; encoded by the coding sequence ATGAAAAGAGTGTTGGTAGATCAGGGAAGTGCTGTTgagataatgtaccccgacTTGTACAAGGGACTAAATTTGAAACTCGAGGACCTAACAACGTACAATTCCCCACTAGTAAGTTTTGAGGGGAAGACAGTTATTCCAAGAGGTCAGATTAGACTGCCCATACAAACCGGTTTGGATGTGGTGGAAGTGGACTTCATTGTGATGGATGCTTATTCACCTTATACGGCTATTGTGGCTAGGCCTTGGCTTCATGCCTTAGAAGTCATTTCTTCTACCCTCcaccagaaggtgaagtatccatcCAACGGCCAAATTAAAGAAATTGTAGGGAATCAATTCATGACTAGGCAGTGCATGGTGGCTGCCATCTTACATAGGCCTAATGCGGAGTCTTCGGCCTCTGCTGAAAGGaacttatag
- the LOC115953197 gene encoding uncharacterized protein LOC115953197, with protein sequence MRTVASPWTNTFLFSRINGSRNALKSSLNLQFRHSYPKSNSPSTPPLAIAMAASSPLSTTNPHPQTVSAGDGDKDHSNVFQLIQAHQEKAARLPPVEEIRTVLDHSVRGMLSTLSQKHEGYPSGSMVDFACVADGSPILAVSSLAAHAKDLTVNPKCSLLVARDPEDRTDLVITLHGDAISVSENDIAAIRTAYLARHPNAFWVDFGDFQFMHIVPKVVRYVSGVATAQLGSGEFSGEDYKSAKVDPIAQFSKPVASHMNRDHAEDTKVIVQHWTSIPVDFAYMLDLDSLGFNVKAGYQGTNFKLRIPYPRRAEDRKDVKTLVVEMLQAAKPLAD encoded by the exons ATGAGGACTGTGGCATCGCCGTGGACGAATACCTTCCTATTTTCCCGCATTAATGGCAGTAGAAATGCCCTTAAATCTTCTCTGAATTTACAGTTTCGCCACTCGTATCCCAAGTCCAACTCTCCTTCAACTCCTCCTCTCGCCATCGCCATGGCTGCTTCATCTCCTCTATCCACAACAAATCCTCATCCTCag ACTGTGTCAGCTGGAGATGGTGACAAAGATCACTCCAATGTGTTTCAACTCATTCAAGCAcatcag GAAAAAGCTGCTCGGCTTCCTCCAGTTGAGGAAATTAGAACTGTGCTTGATCACAGTGTGCGCGGAATGCTCTCTACGTTATCTCAG AAGCATGAGGGCTATCCATCAGGGTCGATGGTTGATTTTGCCTGTGTTGCAGATGGATCTCCAATATTAGCAGTCAGCAGCCTGGCAGCTCATGCAAAA GACTTAACAGTAAATCCCAAGTGCTCATTGCTTGTTGCTAGAGATCCTGAGGACAGGACTGATTTAGTAATCACTCTGCATGGTGATGCTATTTCT GTTTCTGAAAATGATATAGCTGCCATTCGTACTGCATATTTGGCAAGACATCCAAATGCATTTTGG GTTGACTTTGGTGACTTTCAATTTATGCACATTGTACCAAAAGTTGTACGGTATGTTTCAGGGGTTGCCACAGCTCAGTTAGGATCAGGAG AGTTCAGCGGAGAGGATTACAAATCTGCAAAAGTTGATCCAATAGCCCAGTTTTCTAAGCCTGTTGCT TCTCATATGAATAGAGATCATGCTGAAGATACAAAAGTCATTGTGCAACACTGGACATCAATTCCG GTGGACTTTGCTTACATGCTGGATTTGGATAGCCTTGGTTTCAATGTTAAG GCTGGTTATCAAGGGACAAATTTCAAGCTTCGAATTCCTTACCCTAGGCGTGCTGAAGATAGAAA GGATGTGAAGACTCTTGTAGTTGAAATGCTTCAAGCTGCTAAGCCCCTAGCTGATTGA